From one Culex quinquefasciatus strain JHB chromosome 3, VPISU_Cqui_1.0_pri_paternal, whole genome shotgun sequence genomic stretch:
- the LOC6048947 gene encoding LOW QUALITY PROTEIN: terminal nucleotidyltransferase 5C (The sequence of the model RefSeq protein was modified relative to this genomic sequence to represent the inferred CDS: deleted 2 bases in 2 codons) — MISAWINPYNEKCGTLKVPDSYNTRIMDGYHVQSQQQQQQQQDSSYQHQHNGSYQQQQQPPQQHHLQPHQQYHSNKQQFHHQHKQQHHHNSKVTYTTHSYAQSDAGFVSPPPSPRSNSSLASCSSSSYSSGSSSSSSAVSSAASTSSGLSSAGSENGSSYENLDNSAQRLAVLSFEQVRKLDEVMNEPVAIHGRGNFPTLEVRLRDLVNIVREKLEADIGSGGAGMIVKDIRLNGGAASHVLALEAQPYNDLDLIFAVEFSSNRHFDRVKSAVLSSLLDLLPEGVVRRRITQCSLKEAYVGKMVKVNNNNDGDRWSLISLGNSPGHKNVELKFVDTMRRQFEFSVDSFQIMLDSLLLFWDCTEKPMITENFYPTVVGESVYGDFQEALYHLQKKLISTRQPEEIRGGGLLKYCNLMVRNYAPVDQQRIKTLERYMCSRFFIDFPDIEQQRIKLESYLRNHFWGEVEEHLQYQYLMHLYDVVEQSTVCLMGHERRQTLMLIETLAMQVLYREQQQNGAATIITTTSAMPHHHQQHQHHQQQQHTTTTLHQLQPLQTQLSQLSLQPQPHSPVQQTVIHHHHTLSKPPPQTQTLQLQHPTHTLTPSNTPQQHPQQPQQTHISLAPQPAGLLYANGIYYAPIVPTTLCTCNTTWLTT, encoded by the exons TGCGGAACTTTGAAAGTTCCTGACTCGTACAACACGAGGATCATGGACGGCTATCATGTGCaaagtcagcagcagcagcagcagcagcaggactcCAGCTACCAGCATCAACACAACGGCTcctaccagcagcagcaacaaccgcCGCAGCAGCATCACTTGCAGCCACATCAACAATACCACAGCAACAAGCAGCAGTTTCATCACCAACACaagcagcagcaccaccacaACAGCAAAGTGACGTACACGACGCATAGCTACGCTCAATCGGATGCCGGGTTTGTGTCGCCGCCGCCGTCGCCACGCTCCAACAGCTCACTAGCGAGTTGCTCATCGTCGTCGTACTCTTCCGGCTCTTCGTCGTCTTCGTCGGCCGTTTCGTCGGCGGCTTCGACCTCTTCGGGGCTTTCGTCGGCCGGGTCGGAGAATGGATCGTCGTACGAGAATTTGGACAATTCGGCGCAGCGGTTGGCGGTGCTGTCGTTCGAGCAGGTCCGCAAGCTGGACGAGGTGATGAACGAGCCGGTGGCGATCCACGGGAGGGGAAACTTTCCGACGCTGGAGGTTCGGTTGAGGGATTTGGTTAACATTGTGCGGGAGAAGCTGGAGGCGGACATTGGGTCGGGTGGGGCCGGGATGATCGTGAAGGACATCCGGTTGAACGGTGGGGCTGCTAGTCACGTGCTGGCGTTGGAGGCGCAGCCGTACAACGATTtggatttgatttttgcggtggaGTTTAGCTCGAACCGTCACTTTGACCGGGTCAAGTCGGCGGTGTTGTCGTCGCTGTTGGATCTGCTGCCGGAGGGTGTGGTGAGGCGGCGGATAACGCAGTGCTCGCTGAAGGAGGCGTACGTTGGCAAGATGGTCAAGGTGAACAATAATAATGATGGCGATCGTTGGAGTCTGATCTCGCTGGGTAATTCACCAGGGCACAAGAACGTCGAGCTGAAGTTTGTCGACACGATGCGTCGGCAGTTTGAGTTCAGCGTGGATTCGTTCCAGATTATGCTCGACTCGCTACTGCTGTTCTGGGACTGCACCGAAAAGCCGATGATAACGGAGAACTTTTACCCGACCGTGGTGGGTGAGTCGGTTTACGGGGATTTCCAGGAAGCGCTGTACCATCTGCAGAAGAAACTGATCTCGACGCGGCAACCGGAGGAGATCCGTGGCGGTGGACTGCTCAAGTATTGCAACTTGATGGTGAGGAACTACGCTCCCGTTGACCAGCAGCGGATAAAAACCCTGGAGCGTTACATGTGCTCGCGGTTCTTCATCGACTTCCCGGACATTGAGCAGCAGCGGATCAAGCTCGAGAGCTACCTGAGGAACCACTTCTGGGGCGAGGTCGAGGAACATCTGCAGTACCAGTACCTGATGCATTTATACGATGTCGTCGAGCAGAGTACGGTCTGTCTGATGGGCCACGAGCGCCGCCAGACGCTGATGCTGATCGAAACGCTCGCCATGCAGGTCCTGTACCGTGAACAGCAACAGAACGGTGCCGCCACGATCATCACGACCACGAGCGCGATgccccaccaccaccagcagcaccagcatcatcagcagcagcagcacaccaCCACCACTCTGCACCAACTCCAGCCGCTCCAAACTCAGCTCTCCCAGCTCAGCTTACAACCTCAGCCACACTCACCAGTGCAGCAAACCGTaatccaccaccaccac acgctCAGCAAGCCTCCCCCCCAGACGCAAACCCTCCAGCTGCAACACCCC ACCCACACCCTCACCCCCAGCAACACCCCCCAGCAGCATCCCCAACAACCCCAGCAAACCCACATCTCCCTGGCACCGCAACCGGCCGGCCTGCTGTACGCGAACGGAATCTACTACGCGCCGATCGTCCCAACCACGCTCTGCACCTGCAACACGACGTGGCTCACGACGTGA